gtttgtgtgctactTTATGTGCACCGGCGCGTGAGTGCATCATCGccaacatcatcatcagcatcgccaccaccatcatcaccatcaccccctcATGACGATCAGGGTGCGACTGGGTCTGGTGAGGGGGAGTGATGAACCCTGGGACATgttgtccctcctcctccctccgccAAGTCTCacctcctgcccctctcctgaGTCACATTCCCCATTCCCCCGGTACACTCACCCTGACACCCCCTGATACAGCCCCCCCCGGCTGGGCATGGCGGGGAAATCGATCCGCGTCTGCGAAGGCTCGACTCGCTCGCATTTGTTTGTGATGCACGTGCTCACGCGAACACTGgtctcagacgcacacacatgcatgcacacatgcacaccgctTACGCACACTCAGGCAAACActttgcacgcacacatacaccttgcacacacacacacacacacacaccttgcacatacgcccacacaaacatacacacatcacacacccacacaaacacaccttgcacacaatcacacacacacacacacacacacacacacacgcgcgcacacagacacacacgcgcacgcacacacacacacacacacacacacacacacacacacacaaataaacccacgcaaacacacacacacacaaacaaacacacacacacacacacacacacacacacacacacacacacacacacacacacacacacacacacacacacacacacacacacacacacacacacacacacaccaacacacacacacactagcacaagGTGTGGAAGGACTACAGGGTGTCCTCATTTCAGAAAAGTGGTTAATCAAGTGTGTGCAAAaaagtacacatgcacacacgtacccaCATACCCACTAAATCCTTGCAGCATTGAGGGATTCACAGGATGAGAGAAGATTAAGATGCATAAGAACATGATTATGACTAACTGCTGGAGTTTCAGAGAATCAAATAGAGATTGTGATCAATCCGATGTAAATAAAGATGTTGAAAGATGTAACTATGTTTAATTCTGTATTTGTTCTAATGGAAGGCCTATTGAATAAGTGAATCACATGCGAGTTGTGATTCGTAGTTATAATTATCACAGGAAATTATTAATTGGTCACGTTTTTGTCAatgagtgtttgcgtgtgtgtgtgtatgtgtgtgtgtgtgtttgtgtgtgtgtcggttgtgTCTGCCAGCTATATTCTCACAGCATCTGTCTTCTGTCCATGCAGAGGAGGCAAGAGAACGGCAAAGCCACAGAGACTCCCAAACTTGAGATGATTTTGTTATAAAGGATCATGTTTATTCACACGTTATAGAAGTAGAAAGACAGTTTGTCAGTTTCGTTCAGTTACCTGTTCTATGCAAAAAACTCACAGTCAGGATTACAAGATACAagaaagtgtgtgggtgtgtgtgtgggtgtttgtgtgtgtgtttgtgtgtttgtggtagtgtgtgtgggtgatctACAAATAACAGATTGTCTCAGCCATGAATAAGTTGGCTTTGAGTACATTAATATTCATGAGACATGGTGTTTGATTATTCAGTTTGTGATTCCAAAGAAGTGTTCctttaaaaacacattaaaagAAATCCAAAAATTCAAAACGAAATAAAAGGTGCATTGGAAGATAATCGTTACAATCTATTTAGGGCAGGTTGACTGTTCAAGTGGAACTAGCCATGATGgtgacacacacgtgcacacataggGTGGGGTCCACCACACACCTAGTGTTGACCAGCAGCAGATCTTACTGCCACCGCTGGAACCCAACGGCACCTTGACCTCCTGCTCTGACATCCACACAGGCTGCCAGACCCCAACCCCCTCtcaaccccaccctcccacGCACTTTTCTCGGttatctccatgacaacaacaCTGGGAGACACACGGAATGGACTGTCACTCAAAAAGAAAAGTGCAAACTATTTCCCCCCCAAATTAGATTCGGGGAAAGGGAAGAGGGAAATTCACAGCATTTTAAAGGTGCATTTCTTCTATGGTTAAAACGACCATGTACCGTAGTTCGCAGAGTAGAATTGATTCAATTAGAAATGTCGCAACGGAGAAAAAATGCACCtagtaaaatataaaaagaaataaataaataaaatataccgTGAGTGTTGCCAGTGGgtggtggtatgtgtgtgtgtgtgtacgttctaTGTACATAGATTGCCGTCTGCTATTTACAACAGCGGTTTCCCTCGAGGTCGGCGGTGGGCTAACGTTGTTCTACGTTGAGAGCAGATTGGATTGTGGGAAATGTAGGAACGGCTGGTGGCTCTGAGCCTGGTGTGCTGGGCCACTGACCCACACACCGGCTGCAGACTCCACAGCCATCTCCGTTCCTCctcgttcctctctctctttcaacgcACCGAGTCTAAACAGAGACTCACCCTGCCCTTCCTCCATATCTCTATTTGAGAGTTGAGATGTACCTCATCTCTCTCTGCATTGTTCTCTTGCCTGACAATCGTTTGTGGCTTTTAGAGCCTGCTTTTCTTATCCATccatgaatgtgtgtctgtatgtttgtgttttacaaGCATTGTACAGAGAAGCTGTTGCGGGCTGTCGCACTAGTACTCTCAGCCTTACTACAGACGgcagcgtgtgtctgtgtgagtattGTTCATGTTAACTGTGTTCCTTTCTAAGAGCCAGTGCTGGCTTAAGCGTGAAGCAGCTTCGACTGTGGCTCCAGGCTTGTTCTGCCCGGCGCCCACTGAGCCAAACTCTGCTCCGCTCACCGCGACTGGCTCTCGCtgatggctctctctctctgcatccggCATCAGCGTCGCAACGCCCCCCCATGTCCCTCTAAAGGGTTACGATAGAGGTGGGAGGGGCGGAGGACTGAAAGGAATTAAGATCCAGGTGGTtggagagaaggaaagggtgAAGAGAGACCTTTAAGAGTGGAAAGAGGAAATGATGGGCCGAGAAGCGCCGCTCAGccgaagaggagagggagggagagggttacCACGGAGACACACAGCAGGGAGGCCAGGGAGCGTGTGCTGAGGAAGGAGGCGGAGTCAAAGGCGTCGCCGTCGTAGCCAGGGGGGCACTCGAGCTCGAAGCAGCGGACGGAGGCGTCTTCGCTGCCGTAGTTGGCCCAGTACTCCTCCTGGTCCAGCTTGGGCAGGGCCACCTCGTCGTCCGACAGCTCGTACTTGCTGCTGACCGAGGTGGTGGACAGCTTGTTTTTGCTGGACGAGAGGGGGAAGGTCTTGACCGTCTCGGCGCTCTTCTGGTAGGTGGACTTGGACGAGGCGGCGGGCTTGTTCTTGGCGAACCACCAGCGGGTCTTGGagctgaaggtggtggtggtgctcccGGACATGGAGCCCGGGTCGGGCATGGGGCAGGTGGCGAAGTCCATCTCGCGGAGGAAGCGCAGGTCCTGGCCGCGTCGGGCGGTGGGAGAGCTGCACAGCACGTCGGAGGAGGAGATGCGCGCCTCGCGGAACCACTCCCACAGGGACTGCGCCTCGCAGCCGCACGACCAGGGGTTGTCGTTGAGCCGCAGGAACTGGACGCCCTGGGCGTCCCGCATGGCCTGGCCGGGTAGCTCGGCCAGGGAGTTGTTGAACAGGTACAGGATGGTGAGGCGGCCCAGGTCGCGGAAGGCGCGCCGGTTGACCTGCCGCACGCGGTTGTCGTGGATGAGCAGGCGGTCCAGGTTGACCAGGCCGCGGAACACGTTCTCTGACAGCGTGCGGATGCGGTTGCCGTGGAGGAAGAGGTGCGTGAGGTTGACCAGGTCGGAGAAGAGATCGTCCTGCAGGAAGTGGAGCTGGTTCTCCTGGAGACAAAACGTTTACAACCGGGTCAACGGGTGTTCTTGGATGTATTATTAAAGCAGTTAACTCCAAAGTCGAAGTTTACCATAATTATGTAATGTTGATGAAATCTAGTGTatagtaaaataaatgtattttacgTATTGAAAGCCCAACCTATAACAAGGTATCAACATCTTAACATGCATGCAACGAATATAAACATTTGTGTGATAACTTTGAGATCAATTTCGGTTATCATCTtagtaaaaataataacaagaaATAAATaggttataataatattatgataATATTAATAGGAATCGGCCTAcacaataacataataacacCAAAAAAATTAACTATATCTCACACAACGTCAGAGTCACCATTGCACACTGTTGAATTGTCAGAATATGGACCTGAGTAAacatgctctgtgtgtgtacctgcaggtAGAGGAACTGCAGGCTGTACAGCTTGTGGAAGAGGTCATGGGCGAGCGTGGCCAGCTTGCAGCGGTGCATGTGCAGGCTCTGCAGCTTCTCCAGGCCCCTGAAGGCCCCTCCCTCCAGGATCCGCAGGGAGGGGTTGTCCCCcaggtccagctcctccagcacacGCAGGTTACTGAAGGCCCCCGCCTCGATCCAGGTGATGTTGTTGCCGTACAGCCACAGCACCTGTCGTACGACACGGAGCTCTCCGTCAGTGTCACGTTGTACACGGAGTATGTcacacaaacatttcactgCACATCTTGTATGAGTAGGTGACAAATAGAAACCTTTAAATCTTGAACCTTATTGTCTCAAAGGATTTAGCCTTTCCATTTTAGTCACTATTTTGTGTTGTGTCTCAAAAATCCTCCTTCgcatcctctgtgtgtgtctgtgtgtgtctg
The window above is part of the Gadus macrocephalus chromosome 10, ASM3116895v1 genome. Proteins encoded here:
- the rtn4rl2b gene encoding reticulon-4 receptor-like 2b, translating into MESSRKSTRKNFKSGLSLWLILWLVAVKPSGATPCPRLCVCYPTPMTVSCQSQNFTAVPSGVPYDSQRVFLQNNRITELRADSFGFETQVLWLYGNNITWIEAGAFSNLRVLEELDLGDNPSLRILEGGAFRGLEKLQSLHMHRCKLATLAHDLFHKLYSLQFLYLQENQLHFLQDDLFSDLVNLTHLFLHGNRIRTLSENVFRGLVNLDRLLIHDNRVRQVNRRAFRDLGRLTILYLFNNSLAELPGQAMRDAQGVQFLRLNDNPWSCGCEAQSLWEWFREARISSSDVLCSSPTARRGQDLRFLREMDFATCPMPDPGSMSGSTTTTFSSKTRWWFAKNKPAASSKSTYQKSAETVKTFPLSSSKNKLSTTSVSSKYELSDDEVALPKLDQEEYWANYGSEDASVRCFELECPPGYDGDAFDSASFLSTRSLASLLCVSVVTLSLPLLFG